Part of the Mya arenaria isolate MELC-2E11 chromosome 8, ASM2691426v1 genome, GCTTAGTTGATTCCTATTGCAAAAGTTTCTCTACAAAGTAAAACAACGATATGTTCTTTAGGCAAGTGGTTCTCTACTAAAAGAAAAGTTGAAATTATGCAATGACACTTATTTGACGTTATTACTTGCTTAGGGTTATTAATAATCTTTTGATTGGTTTTGTTAGAATACAGAATACTCCTTTAGTGGGAAACAGGGGCCATTTTTAGTGTTGCACTTACACTTGATATCAAGCAAGCCAATAAACGTCAAGATTTGAATGTCAATTTATGTCCGTTTTAAAGCCACCCGTAACTATGAAAACGTCAAGCATCAATTGATGTGTCCTTCAATTTGTACATTGCATAGTGTTACAGAAACAAATCTGTCAGTTTGTGGTATAATTCTTAGTGAGCATTCAAAGTGATCCTACTGTTCTAATGAATTTATATCTTATACCATTTAAAATGGATCAATTGTCAACCTTTTATTTGAAGACTAATTCAGAATATGTCTTGTAAGTGAATGTGTTGTAAAGAAAACCTCTATTTATTGCAGATACTTTACGCATCTTTTGCCGTCAGACGCAGATTCGACGTTTTCCGGTCGGAATACCAGAATAATGGTGACCGGCGTCTGTCTCCTCATGATGATGATCGTCAGCGGTCCTTTCTACGGATTTGGAGAGTACACGTATCTCAGAGGTATTGCTATAGAATCAAAGACTTACGGCGTTGTATGTATTAGCAAGACTAttcgttgtttttttacatttctacGAGTGGCATTTAAAAACGTTCACTGCGTATACACTATTTTCCCTTCtttaaacatacttttgaaGTCTCGATATCCAGCACCTCAATGTTGCAAAGTAGTCCCCCTTTGGTATAGATATACTAGTAACAAAACCAAACACACGTATAGTAGCATTGGGCTTACATGAGTGCTTTTCTTAAAgcaacagaaatatgaaaatgcattGGGGCGTAGGTCAGAGGGTTAAGGTTGGTGTTGAACCAGAATAAATCATTGTCATAAATAAGCCGTACGTCTTTAAACCTTCTCTTGGTAGTTTAGTTTGATGTTagtattgtttatgtaaaataagcatGTGATGGTTATACCTTCTTTGCAAGATATCTCACGAAAAGGCCACGAGACATTAAAAGGTATGTTCTGATGCAACTTGATTTCTATGGAAGGCCATTAAAGACACATTGTATAAAATGTTCCTATATCACAcaattgttaatttgtttaaaggtttactaatttaattttttttgtaaatatctacTGGTTGTGGTCTCTTCAAATAGTTcagttttattcatttgtgCTTTAATCCATGCCCATTTAATTATTCTTATCAAGAATACACCTGAAGAAGACTTGATATTGAGTTATCCCAAACAGCCTTCAGTAAGAAATAACTATTTACAGGGTACTTGAATGTGATTGTATCCACCAACTTATCGCTGCCCCTGCATGCGAGCCATCCGGAACACCAACGCGTGAAGCTTGAGAATCTCCACCAGCTGTTCAGTCACCTGCAACGCTCATCCTACTCATCTGCTGACACAAACCTCCTAACCATTATTGCAAAGCATCTACACGACACGTATGACGTCATTGTCAGCAAGGCGTCGTGGCTACCGCACGGCATCAGCTTCTATATTAGGTCCAAGAACAGCGATACCTTCCAGCATTTTATCGACCACTACAGGGACAGACTTATCTTGAACAATGTAACAAAGCTTAGTTTCATAAACGACATGGCGAGGTCTTTGAACATAAGCGCAACTGCGGTTACAGCAAATATTACTAATgaaagttatgaaatatatcgaCAGACATATTTGCCAATACAAGGTTAGACCAGTTCTTAATACTATCTATTTTATGACACTAGTAAAGTCAGGTGAAAAAATAATGTGAGCATCACATTCTAATTTTATAATACTGCAACGAtatcatgttattgttttgatttaaatacatgGCTGACAAAGTGAATATTAATTTAACTGCTTTTAAAGACTTAGGGTAAAGCTATGGAagtaaatctttttttttaaatctatgtCAGACAAAAGATAGGTATCAAGTGAAATGACATCAGAAAATGTAGCcactataaatatttttaaatcttatttacaaatgcttttttaaaaatagtaaataaaaaataacggTGACCTTTATATAGCTACATAAACTTTCATTCATCTTACGTAACTTGTACCAGAGCTATAGCTCTTTTTTAAATGGTCATATAACTTGTATAAGTATCGCAACTTTGTTAATTCCTCATAACGAGGACATGCACGTGCTATTCTAGAGTGCTCCTTTAGAGTATTACATTGACACCGAAAACGTTAATTTAAACTCACCAATcagttgtatttatttcagatttggGAATATGTGCTGCCGATATGAGTACTCCAAACCAATATTCGAGTGTATGGAACGGATTCCTTACCATCTTCATACTCATTTTGCCCTACGGTCTCGCACTAACAGGACTGTGTATAATCTATTGTCGCGGGTTTGGACCACCGTTGTTCTCCAATAAACATTCTATGGATCAAGACGTCTGTGACACAAATATAACATGTACCATTGCAATAATATCTTGTGCTCTCTATCTGTTCAATTTTGCAGCTGTACTGTCAACTGGTGAAGGAGTAAATAGCGGTGCTCGCCTTGTGTTTTGGTCAACATACTTCGTAGCTTCGAAGACAATCGTATACGTGGTTACGCTTCGATTTAGTGCAAATACGTCATCATGCACGTGTTTTTGTGACCGTAAGTGTTGTGGTTGTTTAACCAGAAAGAGAATGTCGTTGGCTTATGAACTATCTGAAATTGAAATTCGACGTTCTCTTACTCGCGATAATTTCAACGTTGACAACTAATTACGAAtgactgaaaatgaaaaaaaacaactgtgtGATGCATGCTTTGTATAAATGAGTTTATGTCATAGGTTTAGTCAATGATAAATAGCTCAGTCAGTGTTTAGCGAGTATTTTAAGCCGACTTAAATGATTGCCACCCGgtcgttttgtttgaaaaaaaatcacgtACACATTGGCTAATCGACTACATTTTTGCCATTAGAAACGAGAAAGAATAATAATTTTCACTGGGAAACAGCATGAATAAATTTGGAATGCACATTGCCTTCTCTCATAGATTCATTGACAACAAATAcaaatcattacactatttgatgttgaaataaattgttggCTTTTGTTTATCCAagattaatatttcattatagtTGATTAAAGCACTGCAGAAACAGATTTGTTTTGAACACGTTTTATGGCAATATCCAGCAGATATAAAAAAGCTTTAAGTCAGTGCTGTCCTGTTCAGTGTTAAGCATAACATATGATAcagtatacagtcgaacctcgttgacACGAACTCGCatggctcgaattcctctttGACTCGAACTGGatttaaaggaccgatttcattATACTGAAAGTGAGCATCCTCGCTTGCCTCGAATTTTCAGAGGCTCGAAGTTTTTTTTGACGGTCCTTaaagagttcgagccaacgttgttcgactgtataacaaaaacatcgaTGTTATCGATAAAAAATagtaatgatatataaatctTAATCATCAAAGTCTTTTATCGTCAATGTTAAGTGGGATTTTTAAAGAAAGCGCCATAAAACGAATATCTGTATTTTCGGAAATTTAGTGTTTCCGGTAGATAGTTTAAAATGAGTTGATAATTATGATGTCATAATCAAGTTGGTACCACGGTTATTTGACCTAATCTACATTCAAAACCGAATGAGGTATATTACCAAAACCGAATGAGGTATATTACATAGCTTGCGAACATCTACAGATCGATCAGTTATCAAGGTCAAAAAAATCCCAACTCCAGAGAACCATATCATCGATAGTAGTTTCGCgacaattttgatatataagTATACAAAAAACGACTAATTTCGAGGGACgatcaaaaaaaatatagtcCTTTGCTTTAACTTCTGTGTTAGTTGTTAGATTTTCAATAGATTTTCAATACAAACCATATAAAATTGGAGCGTTCATGTTACCTTATGATACATTTACTCGATAATGTCAGCGCATCATTCGTTTCTAAAACTACAGTAAAATGCAGGCCGGGCACGTGTTTATAGCGTGACTTTGCACCTTATTGATCAGAATTGTAAATTTAAAACTCACGTTATAACAACAGTTTATGTCATTTGAACTTTAGATACTAATATAAGAAGTTTTTACATCGCTTTAGTACCATTTTTTCACATAACTAAACTGTCGTCTAATCGAATTGAAGAACGGACTGTTATCAAGTTTTGTCAATATCTTGGTCAAACACCTACACAGACATATGCCATGATTAAATGACgccgaaaaaaaaaacgtcaacAAGGCACTGGGCCGTTATAATAAAGCACCTTAAGTCATTGTCTAACCTAAATCACTTTCCTCATtggtcatatgaaataaaaataatatgatattgacaatagtgaaaagaaataatgtttaaaagttaaaggAAACTGcttattaattaacaaaatgaaatatatatatctaatattgaattattaatgaaatgaataagCGCGACTTGCcattatgtaaacaaacaaagaacACAGACACTCTAAGTCATTCTTACTTTTCAGAATTTCTATTAATTCGTATAAACAAGACTACTTTGTTTATGTGGCATTGCAAAAAAACGCTGTATTTGTGTGTCATTGAAATGGAGTAGATATTCATAAGTGCATTATTATTCCGTATATATTCCGCTTAACATTTATGTAGTTTTGTTTCATGCAATAATGAAATGCATAAGTAATACAGCAAAGTCTTCGTTATTTTTATTATCCCTAGTACATCGTAACCAATACACATTGGATAATTATTGTCGATAAAATATCTGACAATTCTAATCAGAAACAAAACTGAGCTTGAACCGCGCCCTCACGACTTCCTCCCATCAAAGAGATGAATTAGGAGCTCCAGAAATGTTTTCAGctttttcatttcaaagtacgtttttgttttcatttgcacaGGCAACATATCCTATATGGAACAAAATTAATAAGCGAAACAATCAATTTAGCGCCaagaactttttttataatgagCTGTTCTGACAAaagattttcaagttgaacacTATTTAAGTATATTTGATTATGAACATACTTTATTGTTGAAAGAAACTCGTCTTCAGAACtcaacttttatatttaagaaataacatATATTCAGAGTAGCCgataaaaatattatgaacTGGAAATTCAGGAAAATGCCATGTTAAATCTAAGAGAAATACAAACAGAACCTTTAAACAACAATCAAATACAATCTCTGCTTAagacatataaaacatttcgCTGTTGTTTTCATATGCATCCGTCATGACCGCTGAGCTGCCGCGTAGGCTACGTTTGTACATACTGACGTCAGAAAACTGACAAATCAGCACAGTCTCTAATGATGTGAATCAATGTCTacttcatttcagtgtattgtgttttaaattttacagCTACTGTGCACCTGTTTTTTCGTTGTATTATGTTGTGTTGATTAATCAGTAAATTAACGCCAGGAAAACAAGTTATTGGTCTTGTTAACAAATACAGAGTCcctgtaattttttttattgttttataccgAACGCATTCGATCAATACatagtttattttgtttatatattgaacaCTTGTCTTTTAATTTTATCGACCGGTcggaaatgtgtttttttaattcatgtctAGCTGTTAAGAGCAGCATTGTTACGagcttttacaaaataaacattttagagcAAACACATATCCATTGGATCTTAATAAGGGGGTTCTTGTATCACaagattgaaatgaaatatcaatCATTTAACAGATCTTCTATTCAAACtgaaaaaagaatgaaaatgtAGAACGTCTGCCAACGAGATACTAACCACTATATGactttaatgacattttttaaggTTAAGCATTTTGGTCAACTCATACTGTCGAAAATCAACGACTTCGAAACAGATCAACCACTAATGCCTGAATGAAATACTGctcagaaaaataaacattacctTGTTTACAACTGCTGTCAAACAGGATTTAGCCTAAATACATTTAATGACCTTTGAGGCGATATTCAGTAAAATCGTTTTAGTATTGCCATGTGAGATTGAAAGTATCACATGAtttcatttaagtatttttgagaATTAAGCAAATCTTTCAGAATGGTTAATACTGCAATTTTAGGTCAATTTGgaagtataaaacatttatctgGAGCTTCATCATCAATCTGCCTGTGGCAAGGTGGTAACACTTTGGTTTTAAATCTTTGGGTCTGGGGAACGAGTTTGAGGCAGTCTGCTCTTGTATTAAGTCTGACAGTCTGCTTAGCTCTCGCTTGAGAAACAAAAACACTTGACCactaattaagaaatatttacaataaagttAGATCGTTGTTGTTTTACACGGTTGAACGGCGGAGTGTTCAGGACTTTAATTGGTtcggagtgctgcatacaacaATTACTCGGCCATCTCCCACGATAGACACAACTAATACGCTTTTAAAATTCACTACCAGGGTTCTGATTATCATTCAGTTAAAATCGTGAAaacgagctaaaaatgaaatgtgGTATATGTCTTATTCATTTGGTTGTCAAatcttaaactgtttatatgTTTCGTATTAAAACAGGTAACCAAAGGCCTACCATAATCACTAGTATTTGATACAAATGAAAACGAATCAAGAATGACTGAAGCGGTACTggatatgtttgaaatataatgcGTAATTTGTTAATATAGACAAGGTTATTAACCTTTAAAATAATgctaattattttcataaatcgTCTTCACGAAAAAGGGCTTACAATAAAGGTTATACAAAAACCTTTTAGCAACACGTTTAGTTAACTTGGttcgttttcatttaatttagcTCAAGTGAGACTCAATTTCATAGTCAATAAAGAGTTTGTTTCCATGGTAAAACCAGTTTACCCGAGAAAGACCCCTGAaagggatcaaacccacaacctcctttGTGAAATGGCTAATAATACCACcaatgaaagcattttttttgcaaacaaataacgTAAATATTACGACAATGTTCAAATGCTAGTGTTTAACCTTTTAGATTTTTACATGTTAACTCAGTGGATGCAAGTCCGTAGTATTGATCTTTTTTCACCGACGTCCAGAATAAATTCAcgacatatatatattgaaaaggtGAAATCTCTTTACGCGTACACTAATTTTTTTGCACCAGCACAAACAAATGGTATTTACTTCAGTAGTTGTTAGATTgtacaatatatgtattaaataccAGTAAACAATTTCTGTCGATAAACgaactttaatataaagaaaaattgccaaaataaagtgtttattctttgttttacaaaaacctACATAAAAGTGATATCGCTGTATACAAAGCATTGAATCCAACTAACTGATGTACTACATCGCTTTAAATAActtatctttcgcagttttgcgtattttcctatttcaaaatttacttgGGTATGTTAATCTacttttaaatttcaatgctTGTTTGGTTTATTTGTGATGagttgaacatgtttattaGTTTGCTTGTCGTTTGGCCTAATCCTACTCTAACTTAGCAGGTGTAAAGTAAGAATTTTGCTTTGACTTGAATTCTAACATGATAACATACAAACCTAAAGAAATAACGGTGCGATAAACGTGTTGCAAAAATAAATTCTCTATTGCATGAGGAGTCCACGATTGAATGTCAAATACATGTCAACATTAAGTTAAGTCAGCCATATGCTCATTTCATAGCTGTTCCTCCACTAAAATGATTTCGAACTATACATATATCCATCGACACTTAAATGTGCCTCTCATTGACCTATATTTAACAAGgttattcatgtatattttatagaGCAATACAAAAGTGGTCCCCAGTTTATGCTTCCCAGCAATCTTAATAATACATCGACAAGCAAACGTGATCTCTACTCCCGACATGCCTGTAAAGGACATCCACTAGTATTGATTAAGAGGCATTTGCGGCATGCATTTAATTTGTCTGGAACCATTACTGCTAAtgcatttcaatttattttatgatgaGATCAATAATATGCATGTCAAAGCCTTCCTTGTAAAAGTATTGATTAAAATGTCTGTCGTGATATTCTGGTTTGGTCTTAATACATAAAAGCTGTTCATCACATTAAGGGACAATTCAATAAGAAACTATCGTTCGTTACTTTATTCAAGTTAAGTTCAAAGAGTATCTTTAACTTCTGATTGGCTATTGAACGACCTTATTCAAATGGGTCCCTCGTTACGTACCctaaatcttaaattaaaaataaaacattacaaataaaactatgAATACAAGGAAGACATACACTCACCTTAGCAAAGGGCCATtactctgtgataaagcattaaaaaatatgttgcaatttaaacatatctttactgatgacgatgccttgtttatttttgtagagggtcatgtaatgaagctacctgtgaagtttcattgaatttggcctggtagtttcaaagatttttttaaagcaaaacagttaGTCGgctattttttgttgttgttgttgatcaatctcaatgccttgttgttttttggtagagggtcatgcaatgaagcttcctgtaaagtttcaaagGAGATGTTTGGTAGTTTCaaaggagatgttttttaaagcaaaacaggaagttggacagattgttgttgttgttgttgatcaatcgcgaTCCCTTGTCGTGTTTATTTAGAAGATTACCCagggaagcttcctgtaaagttccATTGAAATTGGAGTGGTAGTTTAAGAGGAggtgttttttaaagcaaaatgggATGTtggtcattttgttgttgttgttgttgatcagtCTTGatcccttgttgtatttttgtagagggtcatccAAAGAAGCTTTCtgaaaagtttcattgaatttggagttgtaatttcagaggagatgtttttttaaagcaaaacatgatgttggccattttgttgttgttgttgtttatcaatattGACACTTGTTGTATTCTTGttgagggtcacccaaggaagcttcctgaaacgttaattgaatttggagtggtagtttcagatgaaatgtttatttaaagcaaaacaggaagtcagccattttgttgttgttgctgttgttgttaattAGTCGTGAACccttgtagtatttttgtagagggtcacccaagaaagctttctgtaaagtttcattgaatttggacaggtagtttcagaggagatgctttttaaagcaaaacaggaagttggccactttgttgttgttgttgttgttaatcaattgTGACCCCTTGTTCTGTTTTATCGAGGGACACCTAAGGAAGcctcctgtgaagtttcattgaatttggccgcGTAGTTTCAGAAGAgatgtttttaagcaattggtgacggacggacggacggacaacgaccgatcacaatagctcaccttcaGCACTTAGTGCTCTGGTGAGCTTAAAAGGAACCAAAGCATACAGAGAAAAATATTAGTATTTAAAGTATTACTACAAACATATCGTATTATTGCTATATgctatattttattataaataggAAGTATATTCAATGACATTACACGCATATTCTTACATTGTTATccaaaaaaaggttttacatcatttaaaatggaaaatgaTTGAGATTGTTTTGATATCTGGCAATATATTCCAGTCTATAATTGTACTAAAGAAGAAGAAAATcttacattttcaacaacagGTTTGAACTGAGTTTAAGATAAGGTTTGTTAAATATGAAGATTCTACATTGTTCAATATGAGTGAACACCTTCTACATGCACATAACGTACCTTTATATACAATGGATGGCGATACCATGGCCATTAATACACCCTTGGTCTTAATCATTAAATGAacattacagggacaagccagtAGCCTTAAATTAATGATTACACTTTGTTAAGGCACGAatcatttgtaatattaaaatctCGTTTCAATATACATTGTAGTTGTCTGTTAGCCCCTTGTTGTACTTGGGTACTATGGAGATATGTATACAAACAGAACACCTTACCTTCTCGTTTCAAAAATCTTAACCTAACTTAGTATCGTTTTTAAGATGTTTCCATTAGGAAACTTTACAAGATGAGAACAAATGATTATGGTCACAGGGGAAGAGCTAGAATAAATTGGCAATGCAATGTCCTAAGACAGAAGTcgtattaaaatgaatgaagcATTACCCTATTTAAATGTTCAAGTCTTCGCCCATTCTTCCCACAAGAGTTCCCCGTTTCCTTAAATTGATTAAAGACCCCGTCGGCAACGATTTGGATCGTAAATATGTTCTGCATTGAATGTGATTCAAAAgacattaagaaataaattacattatacTAACGCTGGCTATCTTGTCCAGCTCTAGTCATTATGAATGGCAATGTTAAACTCTATTTActaaaattcaatataaacgAGAACTGCATTAAATATGTGCTTCAAAAgacattaagaaataaataacacTATCTTAATGCTCGCAATCTTTTCCTTCCattataaataacaatgttaaactTTTTGAACTTAACTTTCATTATTAACGGAACCATCTTGGGAGATAATTGGGACTAGGACCATCGAA contains:
- the LOC128244503 gene encoding uncharacterized protein LOC128244503, which translates into the protein MVTGVCLLMMMIVSGPFYGFGEYTYLRGYLNVIVSTNLSLPLHASHPEHQRVKLENLHQLFSHLQRSSYSSADTNLLTIIAKHLHDTYDVIVSKASWLPHGISFYIRSKNSDTFQHFIDHYRDRLILNNVTKLSFINDMARSLNISATAVTANITNESYEIYRQTYLPIQDLGICAADMSTPNQYSSVWNGFLTIFILILPYGLALTGLCIIYCRGPELSGLDVERNYLRRRILFLRTMSHREAWFVRSSNIERFSDFLNRCGPHITLAEVGM